Within the Persephonella sp. genome, the region AAGAAATAGAAATTTTAAGGGAATTAGGATTTGAGATAGCTATAGATGATTTTGGAACAGGATACTCAAATCTGAACTATCTGGCAGAGACAGATATAGATTTTATAAAGATAGATATCTATTTTGTTAGAAATATGCTTTCCAATGAAAAAATATATAGATTGGTTAAATCTATAATAAATATTGCAAAAATATTTGATATCAAAACTATAGCTGAAGGTGTGGAAAATACAGAAGAATACACAGCCCTAAAAGAGCTGGGCTGCGATTTTTATCAGGGATACCATTTCTGTAAACCTGTTCTCCCTGAAGAGTTCAAAAAATATCTCAAAAAAGCCTAATCTTCCAGTGTTTTTATACTTTCTTTTAACATATCTAAGAAATAATTTAGCTCATCCTCAGATATAACAAGAGGAGGCATTATTACCATAACATCTCCAAGAGGTCTTACCCATATACCTCTTTTGAGCATTTCTTTTGCCACCTTAAAGCCTATTCTTTCTCCATAAGGGAAAGGTTCCATCTTTTCTTTGTCTTTTACCAGTTCAATACCAGCCATAAATCCGTATTGCCTAACATCCCCTACATGCTTCAATTCCCAGAACTCTTTTAACCTTTCTTCTAACAGCTTTATTTTAGGCTGAAGTTTTTTTAATGTTTGTTCTTCCTCAAATACTTCAAGGTTTGCTATAGCTACATTGCAGGCTATTGGGTTTCCTGTGTAAGTATGTCCGTGGTAAAAATGTTTCGCTTCTCCAAATTCTCCTAAAAAGGCATTGAATATCTCATCTGTTACAAGGGTGGCTGCAAGGGGAAGATATCCGCCTGTTATGCCTTTGCCAAGAGCCATTATATCCGGCTCAATTCCTTCCTTTTCGGAGGCAAACATATATCCAGACCTTCCAAAGCCTGTTGCAACCTCATCAACAATCATGAGAATGTTATACTCATCACATATTCTTCTGACTTCTTTTAAGTATCCCTTAGGGAAAGGAAGAATTCCTGCTGCTCCCTGCACTCCTGCCTCAAGGACAAATGCAGCTATCTCCTGATGATTTTTGAATATAAATTCTTCAACCTCTTCTATAAGAAGTTTTGTTGTGTCATATTCAAGGGCTTTTTCCCTCCCGACTTTTTTAACAGCCTCAAGATACGGAGAAGGCATTTTATAAACATCAAAAAGAAGAGGCTTATATTTTTCATGGAATATGTTTATACCACCTACAGAAACACTTCCTATAGTATCCCCGTGATAAGCTTCAGACAGAGTTACAAACTTATTTTTTTGTTTTTCCCCTTTGTTGTGCCAGTAGTGGTATGCAATCTTTATGGCAATTTCCATTGCCTCAGCACCATCTTCAGAGTAGAAAACCTTTGTAAGTTTAGGAGGAGTTATCTCCACAAGATTTTTGGCAAAGACTATTGCAGGGACATTAGAAGCACCAAGGGTGGTAAAATGAGCTATCTTTTGAACCTGCTCAATAACAGCCTGATTGAGTTTTGGATGGTTATGCCCATGAACATTACACCATAGAGAAGCAACACCGTCTAAATATTTATTCCCGTATATATCATATACATAAACACCTTCGCCCCTTTCAACAATAACATTTTCTTCTTCCCTGTAAACTTTCATCTGTGTAAATGGATGCCAGAAATACTCCTTATCCCACTCCTCAAGATATTTTCTGTTCAGCATGTTTCCTCCTGTATTGATAAATATTAATTTTTTCTGTGGACGAATTTAGTATCCTTAAATTATATTTAAAAACGAAGGAAGATGTTGTGCAATACTTAAATTACTAAGGATTTAGATGAACTTTATTAAAATTTATAAAAGAGAAATTCTATACGCTGTAATTATCTTTATTTTCCTTAGTTTTATAGGTGTTTTTATTTCTTACAAATTTTATATTCAGAGTGAGCAAAACTTTATAGATAGAGCATTAAAGACCAATAAATATATAATCCTATCTGAATTAAATTCCCTTACTGATATGTCAGATATTACTTATGACATAAGAATTAATCAACCTGATGTTCTACTTCTTATGTATATGGCCAATCATACCAAAGCTAAAAATACTTATCGGATACAGCTTTATAAAAAACTTTTGCCTGTGTATAAATCTTTAAAAAAACATGGCATTCGCCAACTACACTTTCACCTTCCTGGTTCCATAAGCTTTTTGAGATTTCATAAGCCTGATAAATACGAGGATTCCTTAGAAGGAATTAGATACACTATAGACCTTGTAAACAAAACTAAAAAAGTAGTTCGAGGATTTGAAGAGGGTAGAATATTTAATGGATTTCGGAATGTTTACCCGCTTTTTTATGAAAATGAGTTTATTGGAACCGTTGAAATATCTTTTTCTGCTGTTCCTGCAATAAAATCCTTAAACTATTTACATTTAGGATTTTATGGATTTCTAATCAGAAATGATTTGATTACCAAAAAAGTCTGGAAAGAAGAAAGAATACATTACATCCCTTCAAAAGCTATTCAGGAATATAGCTGGGATAAAAAAGTGTTATTTGCAATCTTAGGAAATAAAGACAAAATTAAAACTTTACGGCATCTTGAAACTATATTAAAAGGTAAATTGCCAAAAGTTATAAAAAAAGATATTGCATTAAGAATTTCATACAACGGAAAAGATTATCTTGCTTTCTTTATTCCTGTCAAAAATGTTAAAGGTGAATATGCTGCAGCTTTTGCCGGTTTTGTCCCAGAAGTATTTTTCAAAAAGAATCACCACAAATTCATATTTATGGGAATATCTGCTATAGGTTTCAACTTTTTTTTAGCCCTACTTATTTTTATACTACTTAAAAAAGATAAAGACTCTAAATTATCCCTTGAGAAAAAATCAATAGTAGACCCTTTAACAGGACTTTTGAATAGAAGGGGTTTCTATAAATTATCTGAGTCAATTGTTGCGGCTGCAGAAAGGAAAAACAGACCTGTTTCTCTTATGTTTGCAGATATTGACCATTTCAAACAGATTAATGATAAGCATGGACATCATATAGGGGATAGGATTCTAAAAGAATTTGCAAGAATATTACGTTCAAATTTAAGAAAAAGCGATATTATCTCCAGATGGGGAGGAGAAGAATTTTTAATTCTTTTAAATGATACAGACACCCAGCAGGCCAAAAAAGTTGCCGAAAAAATTAGAAAAATTGTTGAAGACTCTCAAACCTCCCCTAAATTTACTGTCAGCTTTGGAGTTACTCAGAAAAGAAAAGAAGAAAAATTAGATTCTGCTATTGAAAGAGCTGATAAGTTATTGTATAAGGCCAAAACAACAGGCAGAAATAAAGTAGTTTCAGACTGATTTTCTCTGAGCTTTCTCATACCTGAAAACCTTAAAAATAAACATACTGTAGTCAATTTATATAAGAAAAGGAGAGAAATATGATAAGGGAAGAAAATATTTATATGGTCATAAAAACGGAAAATGGAGAGAAAAGATTTGGCTGGGTTTTTTCAGAGGGTTATCCTAAGGGGGCTTCTGAATATTTCATCGCAACAGAGGAGATAATAAAGGATAAAGAAAATCCCTTAAAATATTTAAAAACAGTCAAATGGGCAATATATAGCGGGAAAACCGGAGAAAAATTAACACAGGATTTTGATTGGATTTCTCCGCTGGGGCTGGTAAAAGGGCAATCTCCATACTTCAGAGGAACATTAAATGGCAAAGATGCTTTATTTTCTCTGGAGGGACAAAAAACGGACTGGTTTGAAAAAATCAGGGATAGAGGAGCTTTAACAGGAGAAAGTAATTACTACTGGGGCAAGAAAAGTGGATATTTTGCCCTTTACGATATAATAACAGGAGAAAAGCTTACCGAAGATTTTAAATCCTCTGTTATAGCAGGGGCTTTGGTTGGAAAATCAGAAAACCTTATTGTAGGCAGCTACGGAGACGAAATATTTTTTATACTTGATATAAAAACAGGGGAAAAACTTACTCCGGATTTTGATGAGCATAAATTAATAGAAATATTAAAACATGGGGATTTAGAAAGAGCAGTAAAGGAGCTTAACAATGGAAAAAATACTTAAAGCTGCAGAGTTTGCCAATGAAGCCCATAAACACCAGAAAAGAAAATCAACAGACCTGCCTTATATAACACATCCTTTATCTGTGGGTCTGATACTGTCTAAATTCGGTGCAGAAGAGGATGAAATAATAGCAGGCTTGCTCCATGATGTTATAGAGGATACAGAATATACCTATGAAGATATCAAAAATGAATTTGGTCAAAAAATAGCGGATATTGTTCTTGAACTTTCTGAAGAAAAGGAACTTCCATGGGAAGAAAGGAAGAAAAAGCATATTGAACATCTAAAACAGGCTGATATTTCAACCAAAAGGGTTGCCCTTGCAGATAAACTGGCAAATCTATACAGCATAAAACACGAGCTTAAAGAACACGGAGAAAACCTGTGGAATAGGTTCAACAGAGGAAAAGAACAACAAAAATGGTATTATACCTCAATGGTTGAAGCCTGTGGCGGCGGTATAGAAGATGAAGTAATAAAAAAGCTTTATGAAGAGGCACAAAAGGTTTTAAAAGAAATATTTGCTGATTAACCGAAGCATACCTTACAGGTTTTATTCAGATGTGCCTCAAATTCTTCAGGGAATTTCTTCAAAGCATCTGCTATGGCGTTAGGAGCAGAAAAACCAAGTCCACATATAGAGTTTGCAGGTATATTTTTTGCAAGATGTTTTAAATATTCTAAATCTTTTTGTGTAGCAGTTCCTTCTTTTAGCTTTTTCATGATAACATGTTGCTCATAGGTTCCGACTCTACAAGGTGTGCACTTTCCACAGCTTTCATGATGAAAGAAGTTTGTTATTACAAGTAAGGCATCAATTATACAGTCATCCTCATCTAAAACTATTGTTGTTCCTGTTCCACCAAATCCTTTAGGAGAGTAGTCCATAGGTGTATCAAGTTCATCTGCAGAATACACTCCCAATGCACCGGCAAAAACGGCTTTAATCTTCTTGCCATCTTTTACGCCACCGGCCATTTCTATAAGCTCATTAAGGGTAATATCCATAGTAGATTCATAAACACCAGGTTTGTTTACCTTCCCGCTTACAGGGAATAATTTGGGGCCAAAAAATCCGGCAGGACCAATATTCATAAAATGTGCTTCATAGGTAACAATAATCGGGATATTGGATAATGTTTCCACATTATTAACAACTGTAGGTTTACCGTATAAACCAACCTGTGCAGGATAAGGAGGTCTTAGTCTTGGGTGACCTCTTTTTCCTTCCAGACTCTCAAGCAGTGCAGTTTCTTCACCGCAAATATATGCTCCTGCTCCTCTGTAAACCTTTATATCAAAGGAAAAATCAGTTCCGAGGATATTTTCACCTAAAAATCCATGCTCTTTTGCTTCCTGTATGGCATTTTCCAGTATGAGATATCCTGCAGGATATTCTCCTCTGATATATATGTATCCCTCTTTTGCACCAAGGGCATATCCGGCAATAATCATACCTTCTAAAAGCAGATGAGGGTCTCTTTCTATGATTATTCTATCTTTGAATGTTCCCGGTTCTGATTCATCTGCATTACAGACAAGATATCTTGGAGGAGGATTCATTAAAGCAAAACGCCATTTTCTACCTGTTGGGAAACCTGCACCACCTCTTCCCCTGAGGGTGCTTTCCTCAACCAGAACAACTATATCCTCCGGTGTAAATTTTGTGAGGGCTTTTTTTAATGCAGAGTATCCCCCTGTTGTTACATATTCCTCTATATCAACTGTCCTGTTTTCTTTTGCTCTTCTAAGCAGCAGGTTCAGATTACTTTCAACATGTATCTCAGGTAGTCTTGGAATTTTATCCCTTATACTCATTACTCATACCTGCCAAGGATTTCTTCTATCTGCTCTTCGGTTTTTATATTGCTTCCGTCATAAAGGTCATCATTTATTAAAAATGCAGGTGCAATACCGCAACTTCCTATACACTCAACTAATTCAATATACCATTTTCCGTCTGGACTACTTTTTCCTATATCTGCTCCGGTTTTCTTTTTTATCATCTCAAGGATATTCTGATATCTGGCAAGATGGCAGGGCAGATTCCTGCAGATTCTTATATGATTTCTTGCGTTCTTTTTATATCTGAACATATCGTAGAAGGTTACTATACCTTCTATATCTGCAAGGGGCACATGAAGATATTCTGATAGCTCTTCTATAGCCTGCTGGGGAATATCCCTATAAATATCAAGGATTTTATGCAGTGCTGGAATAATACACTGCTCCTTCAAAGGAAATCTTTCCCTGCACTTTTTTATCTCAGCAATAATCTGCTCATTTAAATATTTAAATTCCATTTACTACCCCGTTTATGAGACGTATGCACCTACTTCCACGTCTCCATCAACAGTTAACAGTCTTAATGTTTTATCATCTTTTGCAGCTAAAATCATTCCCTTTGATTCTATACCGAAAATCTTTCTCGGTTTAAGATTTGCAAAAACTATTATTTTTTTGCCTATAAGCTCCTCAGGTTTATAATACTGTGCTATTCCTGAAACTATTGTTCTTTTTTCATCCCCAAGGTCAACTGTAAGCTTGAGCAGTTTATCTGCCTTTTCTACTTTCTCTGCTTCTAAAACCTGCCCAACTCTGAATTTTAGTTTTGCAAAGTCTTCTATTGTTACAATTCCTTCTTCCTGTTTTTGTTCTTCCTTTTTCTCTTCCACCTTTTCCTCCTCTTTAAGTTCAATTCTTGGGAACAATGGTTTTATTTTCTTTTTGACTTTTGTATTTTCCGGAAAACTAAATGGTTCTGGCTTTTCCGGTAATTTTTCAAGCCCAAGATACTCAAGGGCAGTTTTCATCTTTTGGGGCATAAATGGGGTAAGTAAATAGGTAATCAGCATAAGCCCATCTGCCAACGTATAAAGTGTAGTTTTCAGATAAGGGTCATTATTTTTATTTAATGCCCATGGCTCAGTTTTGACTATGTATTTATTCAAGAAATCAATAAACTCCCATACAATCTCCAGAGCCCTGTTAAAGCCCAGATTTGATAATTCCTTATCAAACTGTTCAATGGTATGTAAATAAAGCTCTTTGTATTCCTTTTCCAGCTGTGTATGTTTGTCAGAGCATTCAACAACGCCTTTATTGAATTTATTAATCATAGAGAGTGTTCTTGAAAATAGATTTCCGAGGTCATTGGCAAGGTCTGAGTTTATCCTTCCTATAACTGCCTTTTTGGAAAAGTCTCCATCTAATCCAAAAGGCACTTCTCTTAGGAGAAAATATCTAAGCTCATCTACGCCATATTCTTTTGCTGCTTGGAAAGGATCAACCACATTTCCAAGGGATTTTGACATCTTATGCCCTTCAACAGTCCACCAGCCGTGTGCAAAAACCTTTTTCGGCACTTCCAGTCCTGCACTCATTAAGAATGCAGGCCAGTAAACTGCATGGAAACGGAGAATATCTTTGCCAACTATATGGACATCTGCAGGCCAAAAGGTTTTAAACATTTCTGAATCAGTGTCAGGATAGCCAAGGGCAGATATATAGTTTGTAAGGGCATCAAACCAGACATATATGGTATGGCTTTCATCAAATGGAACAGGAATTCCCCATTTTACCCTGCTTCTTGGTCTTGATACAGATAAATCCTTTAATCCCTGTTTTACAAAGGCAATAACTTCATTTCTCCTGTAATCAGGCTGTATAAACTCAGGATATTTTTCATACAGCTCTAATAGTTTATTCTGATATTTTGAAAGCCTGAAAAAATAACTTTCTTCCTTAACCTTTTCGCATTTTTTCATATGGATTGGGCATTTGTAGTCATACTCTTTTATCTCCGTTTCTGTTTTAAACTCTTCACAGCCTACACAATACCAGCTTTCATACTCAGACAGGTATATATCTCCATTTTCGTAGCACTTTTGGAATATATGCTGGACTGCTTTTATATGGTCTGGGTCGGTTGTTCTAATAAATCTATCATAGGATATGTTTAAAACTTTCCATAGTTCCTTGAATTTTAAATGGGTTTTATCTGCCAGTTCTTTGGGTGTTATTCCTTTTTCTTCTGCAGATTTTTGTATCTTTAAGCCGTGTTCATCTGTTCCTGTCAGGAAAAATGTTTTATTTCCTTTTTGTCTGTTATACCGCGCAAGCACATCAGCAGCGATTGTTGTATATGCATGTCCAAGATGTGGAACATCATTTACATAATATATAGGTGTAGTTACATAAAATTTCTGCTGTCCCATTTACAACCTCATTTTGTTTATTATAAGCAGTATTAAATTATATAACTGTTTAAATTTTTCCGAAAATGAATATTATTAAAATAAAAACTACTATGTATGAAAATGAAACAAAAACAGGAAAATAGATATTTAAAATATAACCAGTTCCTTGAAAAGAGGGCAGGGATAAAAAGTTATGGTCAGAAGGTTGTATTAGTTTTAATTTTATTATTTTTTATCTCATTTATTGCTGCTGCCGCAATATTAACAGTTATAAACATTCAGGATGAAATTCAAAGAATTAAAATAAGCCTTGAAAAAACAATTAATATAGAAAAAAAGTTGATTAAGAAGGAACTGGAAACAATAGAAAATAATGCTAAAGTTTTTATATCAACCTATGAAAAGAAAAAGAATTCTACAAACACAAATATTGATTTCAATATACTAAAAAAGTCCCATATATACAGTATTTACAATAATGTTGAACACTATACAATTGGAAGAAAAATTCCAATTTCCTCTGTAGAATTACTCCAATACTCAGATGACAAATATATTCTGCTTACAGACTATCTCATAATAAATATGCAAAATATGTATTATGTATTTGTTAATAAATCTGCTTTTGATTATATCTTATCTCCTCAAAATTCGCCCTTAAGTGATTATGACCCTGTTTTTGTTTTAAAAAACTCACCTAAAACTTTCAGTTCCTTTATATGTTCTTCTTCCAAGTTTGAAAATAGCAACTTTTACATAATTGGATGTGTGGATAAGTCAACTGTCATATACGGCAAAATTATTTCCACCGTATTTGGTAGTATTGTTGTATTTTCCGTGTTTTTCTTACTTTCTTTGTCTTTTTATACTTTTTTCTTCAAAAAAATTCTTCTCTATCCTATTAACCATTTGAGGAAAAATGTTCAATATATGAGTGATAAAGGTCTGGAAAAAGTAACATTTGACCTTCATAAATACGGAGATGATGAATTTGCCAAAATATCCCAGGTTCTTGAAGCAACAAGGCAAAAAATACTTAAACATCAAAAAGGTATGAACTTAGTTTTGACTACAACTGCAAAAATGATATCTATGACAAACGATATACATAACTTTGCTTTATTTGCTATAAATAGCCTTGACGAGCTTCTAAATGCAGAAGGAAGTGTTTTATGCCTATATTCAAAATTAGAAGACCATTGTTCAATACTTGTTCATTCAGACAATTATTTACTTAATAAAATCCCATTTAATCTGGAAGAAAAAGAGTTCAAAAAATTACAAAAAACTCACCATGCAAATAATATAATCCTTGACAAAAACGGGGATAGATACATAGCCTCAATAAAAAAAGAAGTTAATGATGAATATTCCCTTTATATAGTTATCTTTAAACGAGGAGAAAGACTATCGGAGGAGGAACTTAAATATACTGATATGATTTTATCCCATCTGGTATATAGCATAAATCTGCTAAACCTTGCAACCTATGACCCGCTTACCAGACTTTATAACAGAAGGGCAATTGTTGAATATGCAGAAAAAGAAGTTGAGAGGGCAAAAAGATATAATCATGATTTTAGCATTATATTACTGGATATAGATGATTTTAAAGGAATAAATGATACTTATGGTCACACCATGGGAGATATTGTTTTAAAACAAGTAGCAGAAATTATTCAGGAAGAAACAAGAGATGTAGATAAGGTAGGGAGATATGGTGGAGAAGAGTTTATTATTGTATTACCTGAAACAGAAACAGAAAGTGCCTTGAGACTTGCAGAAAGAATTAGAAAGAAAATATCAGAGAAAGAATTCAAAATAGGTGATTATAAGATATCAATCACAATAAGTGCAGGTGTTGCAGGCCTTGGTATACACGGAGAAACATTTGAGGAAATCTTACAGGCTGCAGATCTTGCACTTTATCAAGCCAAGAAAAACGGTAAAAATCAGGTTGTTATGCTTGGTAAAGAAGAAATTTCACAGATACTTGAGGAAGAATTTGAAAGTAAAAATTTCCTTCTTGATGCAATCTCAGAAGACAGGGTTATACCTTACTTTCAACCTATTGTTGATTTAAATACATTTGAAATAGTTGGATATGAAGTTCTCGCAAGGATAAAAGAAGGTGATAGAGTAATTCCAGCTTACAAATTTATAACAACAGCAATTAAGTTTGGAATTGTTTTAAAAATAGATGAGATAATTCAAAGAAAAACTGTGGAATTTTTATTAAAAAGTGAGAAAGTTCCTCAAATGATATTTTTCAACTTATCAAGGCCGTATATTCAGGATATATACCATATTTCCCAGTTCGTTGAGCTTCTTGAAAAGAATAATATTCCTAAAGAGAACATTGTTCTGGAAATAACAGAAGAAGAAGCAATCAGTGAAATCACAATAGTTAAAGAGGCCATCAGAATTGCAAAATCAAAAGGAATCAGATTTGCCCTTGATGATTTTGGAGTGGGCTATTCAACCTTTTCTTATATAAAGCATTTTGATATTGATATAATTAAACTTGATGGTTCTCTTGTAAAAAATATTCACAAAGACAATGATAATCAGATTATTGTCGGTGGAATAGCCTATATATGTCGAGAAAAAGGAATAAAACTCCTTGCAGAAATGGTAGAAACAGAAGAAGAAGTGAAAATACTAAGGGAGCTTGGCGTATCCTATGCACAGGGATATATTTTTGGAAAGCCGCAGGATAATTTTATAGAAAATATAATGGAGGAATTATAATGGGAATTAAGTTTGGGACTGATGGATGGAGAGCAGTTATCGCAAAGGATTTCACATTTGATAATCTTCTTAAAGTAGCACAGGCACATGCAGACCATCTCAAAGAAAAAAATGGAAAAAAAGTAGTAGTAGGATACGACACCAGATTTATGTCAGAAAATTTTGCTGCAGCAGTTGCTGAAGTTTTTTCATCAAACGGTTTTGAGGTTATACTATCCTCCACTTTTTGCTCTACCCCTGCACTTTCACTGGCAGCAAGGGATTTTGATGCAGATGAAGGAGTAATGATAACAGCCTCCCATAATACATACGAATACAACGGATACAAAATTAAAGGAGGATACGGAGGTCCTGCAACTCCGGAAATAATCAGCAGTGTTGAAGAAAAATTAGGTAATACATCTCCTAAAACAGGCACTACAAAATGGGAGGAAATGGATTTTAACAGTTATTACATAAAAACATTAAAAAAATATCTTACCCCCGGTGTATTTAATCAAAAGCCTGAAAAGGTAATCCACGACCCTATGCACGGTGCAACAATAGGACTGCTAAATAGAATACTTGAGGATACCCTCATTGATGTTGTTGAGATAAACCATTTCAGGGATGCATTTTTTGGTTTTAAACATCCTGAGCCTGTGGAAAAAAACCTACCTCTTTTAAGGGGAAAAACCGTCGCTGAAGAAGCAGTAGCAGGTATTGCAAATGATGGAGATGGAGATAGGGTTGGTGTAGTAGATGAAGCAGGGGAATTTATAAGCACCCAGATAGTATTTGCCCTTTTACTTCTCCACACAATAAGAAACAAGAAGACAGAAGGAGCAATAGCAAAAACAGTATCAACAACATATCTGGTTGATAGGATAGCAAAAAAAGAAGGAAGAAAGTTATACAAAACCCCTGTAGGTTTCAAATACATTGCAGATTTATTCCTGAAGGAAAAAATAGCTTTTGGCGGTGAAGAATCAGGAGGCTACGGATTTGGTTTTCATATTCCTGAAAGGGATGGGTTATTATCCGGGTTGATGATTCTGGAAATGATTCATCTTCACGGAAAATCTCTTACACAGCTTGTTGAGGATTTATTCTCAGAATTTGGAACAGCATATTACAAAAGACTTGACCTCAAAGTAGAAGGAGATCAGGGAAGAGTTCTTATTGAAAAACTGAAAAAAGAGCCTCTAAAAGAAATAGCAGGATTTAAAGTAAAAGAAACTGACCTGACAGATGGAGTCAAATTTATATTTGAAAATGACGGCTGGGTATTATTCAGAGCTTCCGGAAC harbors:
- a CDS encoding bifunctional diguanylate cyclase/phosphodiesterase encodes the protein MKQKQENRYLKYNQFLEKRAGIKSYGQKVVLVLILLFFISFIAAAAILTVINIQDEIQRIKISLEKTINIEKKLIKKELETIENNAKVFISTYEKKKNSTNTNIDFNILKKSHIYSIYNNVEHYTIGRKIPISSVELLQYSDDKYILLTDYLIINMQNMYYVFVNKSAFDYILSPQNSPLSDYDPVFVLKNSPKTFSSFICSSSKFENSNFYIIGCVDKSTVIYGKIISTVFGSIVVFSVFFLLSLSFYTFFFKKILLYPINHLRKNVQYMSDKGLEKVTFDLHKYGDDEFAKISQVLEATRQKILKHQKGMNLVLTTTAKMISMTNDIHNFALFAINSLDELLNAEGSVLCLYSKLEDHCSILVHSDNYLLNKIPFNLEEKEFKKLQKTHHANNIILDKNGDRYIASIKKEVNDEYSLYIVIFKRGERLSEEELKYTDMILSHLVYSINLLNLATYDPLTRLYNRRAIVEYAEKEVERAKRYNHDFSIILLDIDDFKGINDTYGHTMGDIVLKQVAEIIQEETRDVDKVGRYGGEEFIIVLPETETESALRLAERIRKKISEKEFKIGDYKISITISAGVAGLGIHGETFEEILQAADLALYQAKKNGKNQVVMLGKEEISQILEEEFESKNFLLDAISEDRVIPYFQPIVDLNTFEIVGYEVLARIKEGDRVIPAYKFITTAIKFGIVLKIDEIIQRKTVEFLLKSEKVPQMIFFNLSRPYIQDIYHISQFVELLEKNNIPKENIVLEITEEEAISEITIVKEAIRIAKSKGIRFALDDFGVGYSTFSYIKHFDIDIIKLDGSLVKNIHKDNDNQIIVGGIAYICREKGIKLLAEMVETEEEVKILRELGVSYAQGYIFGKPQDNFIENIMEEL
- a CDS encoding diguanylate cyclase gives rise to the protein MNFIKIYKREILYAVIIFIFLSFIGVFISYKFYIQSEQNFIDRALKTNKYIILSELNSLTDMSDITYDIRINQPDVLLLMYMANHTKAKNTYRIQLYKKLLPVYKSLKKHGIRQLHFHLPGSISFLRFHKPDKYEDSLEGIRYTIDLVNKTKKVVRGFEEGRIFNGFRNVYPLFYENEFIGTVEISFSAVPAIKSLNYLHLGFYGFLIRNDLITKKVWKEERIHYIPSKAIQEYSWDKKVLFAILGNKDKIKTLRHLETILKGKLPKVIKKDIALRISYNGKDYLAFFIPVKNVKGEYAAAFAGFVPEVFFKKNHHKFIFMGISAIGFNFFLALLIFILLKKDKDSKLSLEKKSIVDPLTGLLNRRGFYKLSESIVAAAERKNRPVSLMFADIDHFKQINDKHGHHIGDRILKEFARILRSNLRKSDIISRWGGEEFLILLNDTDTQQAKKVAEKIRKIVEDSQTSPKFTVSFGVTQKRKEEKLDSAIERADKLLYKAKTTGRNKVVSD
- the nuoF gene encoding NADH-quinone oxidoreductase subunit NuoF, which encodes MSIRDKIPRLPEIHVESNLNLLLRRAKENRTVDIEEYVTTGGYSALKKALTKFTPEDIVVLVEESTLRGRGGAGFPTGRKWRFALMNPPPRYLVCNADESEPGTFKDRIIIERDPHLLLEGMIIAGYALGAKEGYIYIRGEYPAGYLILENAIQEAKEHGFLGENILGTDFSFDIKVYRGAGAYICGEETALLESLEGKRGHPRLRPPYPAQVGLYGKPTVVNNVETLSNIPIIVTYEAHFMNIGPAGFFGPKLFPVSGKVNKPGVYESTMDITLNELIEMAGGVKDGKKIKAVFAGALGVYSADELDTPMDYSPKGFGGTGTTIVLDEDDCIIDALLVITNFFHHESCGKCTPCRVGTYEQHVIMKKLKEGTATQKDLEYLKHLAKNIPANSICGLGFSAPNAIADALKKFPEEFEAHLNKTCKVCFG
- a CDS encoding NAD(P)H-dependent oxidoreductase subunit E, with the protein product MEFKYLNEQIIAEIKKCRERFPLKEQCIIPALHKILDIYRDIPQQAIEELSEYLHVPLADIEGIVTFYDMFRYKKNARNHIRICRNLPCHLARYQNILEMIKKKTGADIGKSSPDGKWYIELVECIGSCGIAPAFLINDDLYDGSNIKTEEQIEEILGRYE
- a CDS encoding HD domain-containing protein translates to MEKILKAAEFANEAHKHQKRKSTDLPYITHPLSVGLILSKFGAEEDEIIAGLLHDVIEDTEYTYEDIKNEFGQKIADIVLELSEEKELPWEERKKKHIEHLKQADISTKRVALADKLANLYSIKHELKEHGENLWNRFNRGKEQQKWYYTSMVEACGGGIEDEVIKKLYEEAQKVLKEIFAD
- the metG gene encoding methionine--tRNA ligase, producing the protein MGQQKFYVTTPIYYVNDVPHLGHAYTTIAADVLARYNRQKGNKTFFLTGTDEHGLKIQKSAEEKGITPKELADKTHLKFKELWKVLNISYDRFIRTTDPDHIKAVQHIFQKCYENGDIYLSEYESWYCVGCEEFKTETEIKEYDYKCPIHMKKCEKVKEESYFFRLSKYQNKLLELYEKYPEFIQPDYRRNEVIAFVKQGLKDLSVSRPRSRVKWGIPVPFDESHTIYVWFDALTNYISALGYPDTDSEMFKTFWPADVHIVGKDILRFHAVYWPAFLMSAGLEVPKKVFAHGWWTVEGHKMSKSLGNVVDPFQAAKEYGVDELRYFLLREVPFGLDGDFSKKAVIGRINSDLANDLGNLFSRTLSMINKFNKGVVECSDKHTQLEKEYKELYLHTIEQFDKELSNLGFNRALEIVWEFIDFLNKYIVKTEPWALNKNNDPYLKTTLYTLADGLMLITYLLTPFMPQKMKTALEYLGLEKLPEKPEPFSFPENTKVKKKIKPLFPRIELKEEEKVEEKKEEQKQEEGIVTIEDFAKLKFRVGQVLEAEKVEKADKLLKLTVDLGDEKRTIVSGIAQYYKPEELIGKKIIVFANLKPRKIFGIESKGMILAAKDDKTLRLLTVDGDVEVGAYVS
- the bioA gene encoding adenosylmethionine--8-amino-7-oxononanoate transaminase; its protein translation is MLNRKYLEEWDKEYFWHPFTQMKVYREEENVIVERGEGVYVYDIYGNKYLDGVASLWCNVHGHNHPKLNQAVIEQVQKIAHFTTLGASNVPAIVFAKNLVEITPPKLTKVFYSEDGAEAMEIAIKIAYHYWHNKGEKQKNKFVTLSEAYHGDTIGSVSVGGINIFHEKYKPLLFDVYKMPSPYLEAVKKVGREKALEYDTTKLLIEEVEEFIFKNHQEIAAFVLEAGVQGAAGILPFPKGYLKEVRRICDEYNILMIVDEVATGFGRSGYMFASEKEGIEPDIMALGKGITGGYLPLAATLVTDEIFNAFLGEFGEAKHFYHGHTYTGNPIACNVAIANLEVFEEEQTLKKLQPKIKLLEERLKEFWELKHVGDVRQYGFMAGIELVKDKEKMEPFPYGERIGFKVAKEMLKRGIWVRPLGDVMVIMPPLVISEDELNYFLDMLKESIKTLED